The region AAGTATGAATATTGGTAAAAAATACATTTGTCAAAATGTATTCAAGTGTGATCTTGTTTCAAAGCCCTCGTTGCCAGGAACATGAATATGAAACCAAAATATAAATTGGACTTTTGGTTCATAAAGATATAATTAAATTCAAATTAAAATTCAAAAGAAAAAGCATGGGAAATGAGATGGGTGGACCATGCAATCTCTGAAGAAGAAAAACATCCATACATGGGACACCCCAAACATAATCAAAAGCTAAGCCATGCATGCAAAGAAGATAATCATGTATGCACGAGAATGTCCAACAAAATCCGATATCCCATGCATGGTAGAGTTTAGCTTCTCTTTCACCATTTGGGTTCATTTGTTTTCCCTCTGTTTTTATTATGCATCCCAAAAACGGATGCGAGCAACACCATCCGATAAAAAGGTTTGCCCAAATGACCCATTCATGGGAAAGGTGCGTGGCGCGCATGAAGCCATGCCCCTGATATAGTCCTTGTCCATTTCAAAGTAGCAGAATTAAAGCCGCACGTGCATGTAATATGCACCCTTATTTTGGTTCTGCCTGAGACGAGTCATGCGGCCCCATTCCCGTGAAGCGGGGAAGCCAAAGCTATTGCCTGCATCCCCGCGGCTGCTTCTTCCCACGTCCACACAACCACAAGAAACGTCGGGGACTCGCCGGTGATCGATCCCCATCACTCGCCGGCGATCGGTCCAGACACGACCAATGGCAGAAAGCGCGGCGATAGCACCACCACCACAACCAATGACACCACCGCAACCAATGGCAGAAAACGCAACGGAGGCACCACCACAACCAATGGCACCACCGCAACAAATGGCGGAAAACGCAACAGCGGCACCACCACCACAACCAATGGCGGAAAACGCAACGGCGGCACCACCACCACAACCAATGGTGGAAAACGCAACGGTGGTTGTGGTGGTGCCACCACCACCGCCAGACAGCACCACAAcattcctctgcctcatcctcgccttcttcctccctccccTCGGCGTTTTCCTCAAGTACAAATGCGAGGTACGTGTGCGCTCACCCACATCATCTCAAGGTTGTCGATGTGACACAATAGCTTCTATTTTTTTTAACGTGTGTGCCACAATAGCTTTACCATTGCCATGGATATATGCATGCATTTCAACATTCTGGGGCTCCTGATCGGATCGGTTCTTGCTGGTGTTTCTGCTGCAGATTGAATTCTGGATCTGCCTCATCCTAACATTCTTGGCCTACGCGCCGGGCATCATCTACGCCGTCTGGGTGATCGTAAAGTAGAGATTGCGCCCATGAACGTTAGGACAACAGGGATTTGATTCTTCTCTTCGAATCCCAGACATAGAAGAAAAGAAAGACTTCACAGAGGCAAGAACAATTTGGGAAATCCCAGGGGGAAATGATGCCGTTGGAATGTGGCGACTAAAGGATTTGTCGCCTCAGTTTTAGGCTATGTCTCTTTTTCACCTTC is a window of Triticum dicoccoides isolate Atlit2015 ecotype Zavitan chromosome 2B, WEW_v2.0, whole genome shotgun sequence DNA encoding:
- the LOC119368928 gene encoding formin-like protein 7, whose amino-acid sequence is MAESAAIAPPPQPMTPPQPMAENATEAPPQPMAPPQQMAENATAAPPPQPMAENATAAPPPQPMVENATVVVVVPPPPPDSTTTFLCLILAFFLPPLGVFLKYKCEIEFWICLILTFLAYAPGIIYAVWVIVK